In Aedes albopictus strain Foshan chromosome 3, AalbF5, whole genome shotgun sequence, the following are encoded in one genomic region:
- the LOC109420142 gene encoding phospholipid-transporting ATPase ABCA3 translates to MGTSNWNKFLLLFWKNWIIQKRHYVQTIFEILIPALACAVLILIRGLVDPEVYRESTVWNALPTDTIEHILPEVNPLIDPPISFVLAYSPECPLVTRIVSNAAQQIREPLDSEPFQNALQMENFLRNNNTLVGIEFPDSYQTLSELPEKVSYSLRFPAEMRTFQDQFSAFWANWYTELMFPQFQIAGAKDRERDDGGYPANYFNESFIAVQSAVYRAIILERDPSFEFEAVLLRRFPYPPYYQDALLAGLENLLPLIVVIAFFYTAINTVKYITVEKERQLKETMKIMGLSSWLHWSAWFVKCILLLMVSISLITALLCANLTTNSELAVFEYADWSAVWIYLFVFSVTSICYCFMMSTIFTKANIAAGVSGLIWFIMIVPYNIVFASYDTIALPVKLALCLFSNSAMSFGFMLMMRHEGTSSGLQWSNLFEPVTMDDDLTVGYTMIMLLVDALLYLLVALYIEKVFPGEFGVGQPWYFLFTKNFWAGNAKISSKISPAYVADNDALEPEPLDKRAGIQIRNLRKEYDKNKIAVSGLSLNMFEDQITVLLGHNGAGKTTTMSMLTGMFAPTSGTAIIDGFDIRTDLDSVRGSLGLCPQHNVLFDELTVSEHIEFFARLKGVPKEKIKSEIDHYVKILELDDKINAQSRTLSGGMKRKVSVGIALCGGSKVVLCDEPTSGMDPSARRALWDLLIEEKKGRTILLSTHFMDEADILGDRIAIMAEGELKAVGSSFFLKKRFGVGYRLICVKDEGCNFEGLQNLLKRYIPDIECDTDIGTELSFVLNENYTSIFQHMLRDLEDNAHRLGVKNYGISLTTMEEVFLKVGSDSYALDKKLSSNERYETAPASNMASTVKLHEENESLLGGSKLVINQIRSMFLKKMISTKRSWVQQLVQALIPIYFMVVTVVIVRSFPGLSNLPPLSISVYNYSSTTTLLELRTPNDDIFRGYQTLFQGYPSSHHLQTINKDMIDHILSLSDANIGLVNRKYMTAATLGDSNHTVWFNPQGYHTAPLGIDFLYNALLKTVCPSCEIRTVNKPLPYRPNTRFTQLQAGNNLGFQLSFNTGFAMSFIAALYIMFYIKERTSRAKLLQFVSGVNVFTFWIVSFVWDYFTFIITALIYLATLAAFQEEGWSSGEELGRVFLIVCVFGFAFLPITYLFSFWFEIPSTGFVKMMLINIFSGSIFFTAVFLLKFETFNLEDVANVLEWIFMVFPLFSLSQSLSNINVLVTTKSVCNQQCAAIPFCTESFICTQFPSCCDTEIFTWNTKGVNRQLLYMSAVGLIGFIVLIAIELRVFQRVWNRRYQRDRRTLPEVENADMDNDVYSEKQRVSRMSKREIQDTNLVVQDLTKYYQRFLAVNQLSVSVDTSECFGLLGVNGAGKTSTFKMLTGDENISSGQAWVKGINLKSNMNEVHKHIGYCPQFDAVLEDLTGRETLRIFALIRGISDQDIKTASEKLAVELNFMQHIDKRIKEYSGGNKRKLSTALALLANPTVVYLDEPTTGMDPGAKRQLWNVILNVKKSGKSIVLTSHSMEECEALCTRLAIMVNGEFKCIGSTQHLKNKFSKGYFLTVKIRKNPMEMANAQGGQTVKTYVMENFEGAMLREEHQDSLTFHIAQSSMKWSTMFGLMETAKQTLEIEDYALGQTSLEQVFLFFTKYQRLTDDS, encoded by the exons ACCCGAAGTTAACCCTCTGATAGACCCACCGATAAGCTTCGTTTTGGCATATTCTCCTGAATGTCCACTAGTTACCAGGATAGTTTCCAACGCAGCACAGCAAATACGGGAGCCACTGGACAGCGAACCCTTCCAGAATGCACTTCAAATGGAAAACTTCCTTCGCAACAACAACACTCTGGTGGGAATTGAATTCCCGGACAGCTATCAAACACTCAGCGAGCTTCCCGAAAAAGTGTCCTACTCACTGCGCTTCCCGGCTGAAATGCGAACCTTTCAGGACCAGTTCTCAGCATTCTGGGCCAATTGGTACACGGAGCTCATGTTTCCGCAGTTCCAGATAGCCGGAGCGAAAGATCGCGAAAGAGATGATGGAGGATATCCGGCGAATTATTTCAACGAATCGTTCATTGCCGTTCAGAGTGCAGTGTATCGAGCGATTATCCTGGAACGCGATCCATCGTTTGAATTCGAAGCAGTTTTATTGCGG AGATTCCCATATCCACCGTATTATCAGGATGCCCTGCTAGCCGGATTGGAAAATTTGCTGCCGCTGATAGTTGTGATCGCATTTTTCTACACGGCCATCAACACTGTGAAGTATATTACAGTGGAAAAGGAACGACAACTCAAGGAAACAATGAAGATCATGGGATTGTCCAGTTGGCTGCATTGGAGCGCATGGTTCGTCAAATGTATCCTGCTGCTGATGGTGTCGATTTCTTTGATTACTGCGTTACTTTGCGCAAATTTGACAACCAACAGCGAGCTGGCCGTGTTCGAGTATGCCGACTGGAGTGCTGTTTGGATTTATCTGTTTGTGTTTAGCGTCACGTCCATTTGCTATTGCTTCATGATGAGTACCATATTTACGAAGG CCAACATCGCCGCAGGAGTATCGGGACTCATCTGGTTCATCATGATTGTGCCTTACAACATTGTATTTGCTAGCTATGATACCATCGCTCTTCCCGTCAAGTTAGCACTATGTCTGTTCTCGAACTCGGCCATGTCGTTTGGGTTTATGCTGATGATGAGGCATGAAGGTACTTCCAGTGGGCTACAGTGGTCAAACTTATTTGAGCCGGTTACCATGGACGATGACCTGACAGTTGGCTATACTATGATTATGCTACTGGTTGATGCTTTGCTGTATCTACTAGTTGCGCTGTATATTGAAAAGGTATTTCCTGGAGAGTTTGGTGTTGGGCAACCGTGGTATTTTCTTTTCACGAAAAACTTCTGGGCAGGAAATGCGAAAATTTCGTCAAAAATTAGCCCTGCCTACGTCGCAGACAACGATGCGTTGGAACCGGAGCCTTTGGACAAAAGAGCTGGAATACAAATACGGAATTTACGGAAAGAATACGATAAGAATAAAATAGCTGTGAGTGGACTGAGCCTCAATATGTTTGAGGATCAAATTACTGTTCTATTGGGGCACAACGGAGCTGGTAAAACCACCACAATGTCCATGTTGACGGGAATGTTCGCTCCTACCTCCGGGACAGCCATTATTGATGGGTTCGATATTAGAACAGATCTGGATTCTGTCCGAGGATCGCTTGGATTATGTCCACAGCATAACGTTCTCTTCGACGAGCTAACCGTTTCGGAGCATATTGAGTTCTTTGCACGACTGAAAGGCGTCCCGAAAGAAAAGATAAAATCAGAGATAGATCACTACGTTAAGATCCTTGAACTTGATGACAAAATAAACGCCCAGTCGCGTACGCTCTCTGGCGGAATGAAGCGAAAGGTATCCGTTGGAATCGCTCTATGTGGTGGGTCCAAGGTAGTGCTTTGCGATGAACCCACTTCCGGTATGGACCCGTCCGCTCGACGAGCTCTGTGGGATTTGCTCATAGAAGAGAAGAAAGGTCGCACCATCTTGCTTTCCACGCACTTCATGGATGAAGCGGATATTCTTGGTGATCGAATCGCAATTATGGCAGAAGGCGAACTGAAAGCAGTGGGGTCTTCATTTTTCCTGAAGAAACGGTTTGGAGTCGGATATAGGCTGATTTGTGTTAAAGATGAAGGGTGTAATTTCGAAGGATTGCAGAACTTACTGAAGAGATACATTCCAGATATTGAATGTGATACAGATATCGGAACTGAGTTGTCGTTTGTGCTCAATGAAAATTATACCTCGATATTCCAACATATGCTGCGAGACCTCGAGGATAATGCACATAGATTAGGTGTTAAAAACTATGGTATATCACTAACAACGATGGAGGAAGTTTTCTTGAA AGTGGGTAGCGATTCATATGCCTTGGATAAGAAACTATCGTCAAATGAACGATATGAAACTGCTCCTGCATCAAACATGGCTTCAACAGTGAAAT TACACGAGGAAAACGAATCCCTCCTGGGTGGATCTAAGCTCGTGATCAACCAAATTCGTTCaatgtttctgaagaaaatgaTCTCCACAAAACGAAGTTGGGTGCAACAGCTAGTGCAGGCACTGATTCCCATTTATTTTATGGTTGTCACCGTTGTGATAGTACGGTCGTTCCCAGGATTAAGCAACTTGCCTCCTTTGTCAATTTCCGTATACAATTATTCATCGACCACAACTTTATTAGAACTCAGAACACCGAATGACGATATCTTTAGAGGGTATCAAACGCTGTTTCAAGGTTATCCATCATCTCATCATTTGCAAACAATCAACAAAGATATGATAGACCACATACTGAGTTTATCCGATGCCAATATTGGGCTAGTAAATCGGAAGTATATGACTGCTGCCACTTTGGGAGATTCCAATCACACAGTGTGGTTCAACCCTCAAGGATATCACACGGCTCCTCTCGGAATTGATTTTCTTTACAACGCGTTGCTGAAAACCGTATGCCCTAGCTGTGAGATCAGGACGGTGAACAAACCTCTTCCGTATCGGCCTAATACAAGG TTCACCCAACTGCAAGCTGGTAATAATCTCGGATTTCAGCTATCCTTTAACACGGGATTCGCCATGTCATTCATCGCCGCCCTATACATCATGTTCTACATCAAGGAACGTACTTCGCGGGCTAAGCTGCTGCAGTTCGTGAGCGGTGTAAACGTGTTCACATTCTGGATTGTGTCCTTCGTTTGGGACTACTTCACGTTCATAATCACCGCACTAATTTACCTCGCTACGCTGGCTGCTTTCCAGGAGGAAGGCTGGTCTTCCGGAGAAGAACTCGGCCGCGTATTTCTGATTGTTTGCGTGTTTGGATTCGCTTTCCTACCAATAACCTATCTGTTCTCGTTCTGGTTCGAGATACCCTCAACCGGATTTGTGAAAATGATGCTAATCAATATATTCAGCGGATCGATATTCTTCACCGCAGTGTTCTTGCTCAAGTTTGAAACATTCAATCTGGAAGATGTGGCGAACGTCTTGGAATGGATTTTCATGGTATTCCCGCTATTCTCACTGAGTCAAAGCCTGAGTAATATAAACGTACTGGTCACAACTAAATCAGTGTGCAATCAGCAATGTGCAGCGATTCCATTCTGTACCGAGAGTTTTATTTGCACCCAGTTTCCATCCTGTTGCGACACGGAGATATTTACATGGAATACGAAGGGCGTCAATAGACAACTTCTCTACATGTCAGCAGTTGGATTGATTGGCTTCATCGTGCTCATTGCAATCGAGCTTCGCGTGTTTCAAAGAGTTTGGAACAGAAGATATCAAAGGGATCGTAGAACACTCCCTGAAGTTGAAAATGCAGACATGGATAATGATGTTTACAGTGAAAAGCAACGTGTATCCAGAATGTCAAAAAGGGAAATACAGGACACTAACCTAGTCGTGCAAGATCTAACCAAATATTATCAACGCTTCTTAGCTGTCAACCAACTAAGCGTGTCAGTAGATACTTCTGAATGTTTCGGACTTCTTGGAGTCAATGGTGCTGGAAAGACATCTACGTTCAAGATGTTGACCGGTGATGAAAACATATCCTCCGGCCAAGCATGGGTTAAAGGAATCAATTTGAAAAGTAACATGAACGAAGTTCACAAGCACATCGGATACTGTCCTCAATTTGATGCCGTTTTGGAGGACTTGACAGGTCGCGAAACCTTAAGGATATTTGCATtaattcgaggaatttcagatcaAGACATAAAAACCGCTTCTGAAAAATTGGCAGTGGAGTTGAACTTCATGCAACACATTGACAAGCGGATCAAAGAATATAGTGGTGGAAACAAGCGAAAGTTAAGCACTGCTCTGGCATTACTCGCAAACCCGACCGTCGTTTATCTGGACGAACCTACAACCGGTATGGATCCGGGAGCGAAGCGTCAGTTGTGGAATGTCATACTGAATgtgaaaaagtcgggaaaatcaATAGTGCTAACATCTCACAGTATGGAAGAATGCGAGGCACTGTGCACTCGTCTGGCGATAATGGTGAACGGTGAGTTCAAATGCATCGGATCTACGCAGCATTTGAAAAACAAATTCTCGAAAGGATACTTCCTGACCGTTAAAATAAGAAAGAATCCAATGGAGATGGCTAATGCACAGGGTGGACAAACCGTGAAAACATACGTGATGGAAAACTTTGAGGGAGCAATGCTAAG GGAAGAGCACCAGGATTCTCTAACATTCCATATTGCCCAGTCCAGCATGAAGTGGTCGACAATGTTTGGACTAATGGAAACTGCCAAGCAAACGTTGGAAATCGAAGACTACGCACTAGGTCAAACCTCGCTGGAGCAAGTGTTCCTGTTTTTCACAAAGTACCAAAGATTAACGGACGACAGCTAG
- the LOC109420119 gene encoding phospholipid-transporting ATPase ABCA3, giving the protein MTTSSFQKFILLLWKNWIIAKRHYFQTFFEIAIPVIASTLLILVRGLVDAEQFKNDFIFRPLDLRAITHLRLIPMNPPLQHTIAYSPENELLERILVRSIGLLDETLLSTASFSNSSTMQAFLQNNNLLAGIEFPDSYVNIQSLPEHVEFSVRFPAEMRTFVQVGTEFWNNWQTNRLFPPFDTPGPRNPMRDDAGYPANYYFETFAQVQSAISQSIIVERNPDVVIPEVFLRRYPHPPFYSDPLLLGLENLLPLIIIVAFFYTCINTVRYIAVEKEKQLKEAMKIMGLRSWLHWTAWFVKTMVLLLVSISLITVLLCVSMTSNTDLAVFTYAEWSVVWVYLLVYSTATITFCFMMSTFFSKANTAAGIAGLMWFIFVMPYNIAFSNYDTMSLSAKLALCLFHNSGMSFGFMLMMRHEGTTAGVQWHNLFSPVTVDDDLSVGATMMMLLADSVIYLLIALYVEKVLPGEFGIAQPWYFPFTVSFWTNKVDIADDANGILEASESREPDPVGKHAGIKIKGLRKAFDKEKVAVKGLHLNMFDDQITVLLGHNGAGKTTTMSMLTGVFSPTSGTALINDCDIRTNIQGARQSLGLCPQHNVLFNEMTVAEHIEFFARLKGVERKNIASEIRHYVKILELDDKINSQSHTLSGGMKRKLAVGIALCGGSKVVLCDEPTSGMDPAARRALWDLLIMEKNGRTILLSTHFMDEADILGDRIAIMADGELKAVGSSFFLKKKFGVGYRLICVKGDECVPQNVTSLIQRYIPSCEVDTDIGTELSYVLEENYTNVFQPLLEDLEENSEQLHINSYGISLTTMEEVFLKVGSDSLSQEKPENQTNGHIYENGAIGSTVTINLDENEKLLSGAALTFNQIHAMFLKKFISTYRGWISMLVQIFIPIFFVIMTIIIVRTFPDNVQLPTLRITLNDYLRTTTVLEAATNELDVVHSYQKLIQQYGKDAQLLTITESMIDYILRRTIENTPLVTNEFLVGATIGSDNVTMWFNSQGFHTAPLAINLYYNALLRSTCPSCSIDVSNRPLPFRPETRFTQLQAGNNMGFQLAFNTGFAMAFVAALYVLFYIRERVSRAKLLQFVSGVNVFAFWMVSFLWDYMTYIITVLFYVATLAAFQEDGWSTAEELGRVFLILMVFGFAFLPLTYLLSFRFEVPASGFVKLMLLNIFTGIIFFMAVFLLLFDGFDLEHVARGLEWGFMIFPLFALSHALSNVNIASTTLQICDAQCSIIPGCNEQVICELFPNCCGVKIFSFDPTGINRNLLFMTGLGMGCFAILMFVEYRVFNKLYDIITTKKPPPLLNPTDVDSDVMTEKERVRQMTMNEISATNLVLRDVTKYYKSFLAVNQISVSVEHSQCFGLLGVNGAGKTSTFKMMTGDENISAGDAWVSGINLKTDMTTVHQQIGYCPQFDALIDDLTGRETMKIFALLRGVPKNEISAVSMKLAEDLNFKKHIDKRTKQYSGGNKRKLSTALALLGNPTVVYLDEPTTGMDPGAKRQLWDVICRERNAGKSIVLTSHSMEECEALCTKLAIMVNGEFKCIGSTQHLKNKFSNGYFLTIKLKKKATEEGPEKVSEIKAYINDHFPDAELKEEYLESITYQIPKSDVRWSTMFGLMEQAKTVLDIEDYVLGQTTLEQVFLAFTKYQRVVAD; this is encoded by the exons ATGACGACTTCcagttttcaaaagtttattctacTGCTATGGAAGAATTGGATCATCGCAAAGCGACactattttcaaacatttttcgaaaTCGCAATACCTGTGATTGCTTCCACATTGCTCATATTGGTACGAGGACTGGTGGATGCTGAACAATTCAAAAATGATTTCATATTTCGACCGCTCGACTTGAGGGCGATAACACATTTAAG aCTTATTCCAATGAATCCACCGCTTCAGCACACAATCGCGTATTCGCCGGAAAATGAGCTGCTAGAACGAATATTGGTACGTTCAATTGGACTTCTTGACGAGACCTTGTTGAGCACGGCTTCGTTCAGCAACTCCAGTACAatgcaggcatttctccagaacaaTAACCTCCTGGCTGGAATCGAGTTTCCGGACTCATATGTG AACATACAATCCCTTCCGGAACATGTGGAGTTCTCCGTTCGCTTCCCGGCGGAGATGCGCACCTTCGTACAGGTCGGAACCGAGTTCTGGAACAACTGGCAAACCAATCGACTCTTCCCACCGTTTGACACTCCCGGCCCGAGGAATCCCATGCGGGACGATGCCGGCTATCCGGCCAACTACTACTTCGAAACGTTCGCCCAGGTGCAGAGCGCCATTTCCCAGTCCATCATAGTGGAACGCAACCCGGACGTGGTGATACCTGAGGTGTTTCTGCGA CGTTACCCTCATCCGCCGTTCTACAGTGACCCGTTGCTGCTGGGTTTGGAAAATCTGCTTCCGCTGATTATAATCGTGGCATTTTTCTACACATGTATCAACACGGTTCGATACATCGCCGTGGAGAAGGAGAAGCAGCTGAAGGAGGCAATGAAGATCATGGGTCTTCGGAGTTGGCTACACTGGACCGCTTGGTTTGTGAAGACTATGGTACTGCTGCTGGTTTCGATTTCCTTGATTACGGTTCTACTTTGC GTTAGTATGACCAGCAATACCGACTTGGCCGTGTTTACATATGCAGAATGGTCAGTGGTTTGGGTTTACCTGTTAGTATACAGTACAGCTACCATTACGTTCTGCTTCATGATGAGTACATTTTTCTCTAAAG CGAATACCGCTGCTGGAATCGCCGGTCTTATGTGGTTCATATTCGTGATGCCGTATAACATTGCGTTTTCCAACTACGATACAATGTCCTTGTCAGCGAAGTTAGCTCTGTGTTTGTTCCACAATTCAGGAATGTCGTTCGGGTTCATGCTGATGATGCGCCACGAAGGCACAACAGCGGGAGTACAATGGCATAACTTATTTAGTCCAGTGACCGTTGATGACGACCTCAGTGTAGGAGCTACAATGATGATGCTACTGGCAGATTCGGTAATTTATCTTCTGATAGCACTCTACGTGGAAAAAGTACTTCCCGGAGAATTTGGCATAGCTCAACCTTGGTATTTTCCATTTACGGTCAGTTTTTGGACAAATAAAGTGGACATTGCAGATGACGCAAATGGAATCTTAGAAGCTTCCGAATCCAGAGAACCGGATCCAGTGGGGAAGCATGCAGGCATAAAAATCAAGGGTCTGCGTAAAGCTTTCGATAAAGAGAAGGTGGCCGTCAAAGGTCTACATTTGAATATGTTTGACGATCAGATAACGGTGTTGCTTGGACATAATGGCGCAGGAAAAACCACAACGATGTCGATGCTGACAGGAGTGTTCTCGCCCACTTCAGGAACGGCTCTGATAAATGACTGCGATATTCGCACAAACATTCAAGGTGCTCGTCAATCTCTAGGTCTTTGTCCGCAACATAACGTTCTGTTCAACGAGATGACAGTTGCAGAGCACATTGAATTTTTCGCTCGATTGAAAGGCGTTGAGAGAAAGAATATCGCTAGTGAGATTCGTCATTACGTTAAAATACTGGAGTTGGACGACAAAATCAATTCGCAATCCCACACTTTATCAGGTGGAATGAAGCGGAAATTGGCTGTTGGAATTGCTCTGTGTGGAGGGTCGAAAGTCGTACTGTGTGATGAACCCACTTCTGGAATGGATCCAGCTGCTAGACGTGCACTTTGGGACTTATTGATCATGGAGAAGAATGGGCGAACAATTCTGCTGTCTACGCATTTCATGGACGAAGCAGATATTCTTGGAGATCGAATAGCCATCATGGCTGATGGGGAATTGAAGGCTGTTGGTTCatcattttttctcaaaaagAAATTCGGCGTAGGCTACCGTCTTATCTGTGTTAAAGGAGACGAATGTGTTCCTCAAAATGTCACCTCTCTGATACAACGATACATTCCAAGCTGTGAGGTGGATACCGACATTGGAACAGAGCTCTCATATGTTCTAGAAGAGAACTATACTAATGTATTTCAACCATTGCTGGAAGACTTGGAAGAAAATTCAGAGCAACTTCATATTAATAGCTACGGAATTTCACTGACAACAATGGAAGAAGTGTTCCTCAAAGTTGGAAGCGATTCATTATCTCAGGAGAAGCCAGAAAATCAAACTAACGGTCACATTTACGAAAATGGAGCCATAGGATCCACTGTAACCATTAACTTGGATGAAAACGAAAAACTACTTTCTGGTGCTGCATTGACATTCAACCAAATACATGCGATGTTTTTGAAGAAGTTCATCTCAACGTACAGAGGATGGATTTCAATGCTGGTTCAGATTTTCATTCCCATATTTTTCGTTATCATGACCATAATTATTGTACGGACTTTCCCGGATAATGTTCAACTACCGACATTGAGAATCACACTCAATGACTATCTTCGAACAACTACTGTTCTTGAGGCAGCCACTAATGAGCTGGATGTCGTACACTCTTATCAGAAACTAATTCAACAGTACGGAAAGGACGCTCAACTTTTGACTATCACGGAATCAATGATCGACTACATATTGCGAAGG ACAATAGAAAACACACCGTTGGTAACGAACGAATTTCTCGTTGGTGCAACCATCGGCTCCGATAACGTTACCATGTGGTTTAATTCGCAAGGGTTCCACACTGCACCATTGGCTATCAATTTGTATTACAATGCCCTGCTAAGATCGACGTGCCCTAGTTGTTCGATAGATGTCTCCAACAGACCTCTGCCATTCCGGCCGGAAACACGG TTCACCCAGCTTCAGGCTGGCAATAACATGGGTTTCCAGCTGGCCTTCAACACTGGATTCGCCATGGCATTCGTGGCAGCGTTGTACGTTTTGTTCTACATCCGAGAACGAGTATCCCGGGCCAAACTGCTGCAGTTCGTGAGCGGTGTTAACGTGTTTGCCTTCTGGATGGTGTCTTTTTTGTGGGACTATATGACCTACATCATTACAGTTCTGTTCTACGTAGCAACACTTGCTGCGTTTCAGGAGGACGGCTGGTCAACGGCGGAAGAGCTTGGACGTGTCTTTCTGATTCTGATGGTCTTTGGATTCGCATTCTTACCGCTCACGTATCTACTGTCATTCCGTTTCGAAGTTCCGGCTAGTGGCTTTGTGAAATTAATGTTGTTGAACATCTTTACGGGTATAATATTTTTCATGGCTGTGTTTCTTCTGCTGTTCGACGGTTTCGATCTAGAGCATGTTGCGCGTGGATTGGAGTGGGGTTTCATGATTTTCCCATTGTTTGCATTAAGCCATGCTTTGAGCAATGTAAACATTGCATCGACAACTCTGCAGATTTGCGATGCTCAGTGCAGTATTATTCCAGGATGCAACGAGCAAGTCATTTGTGAACTGTTTCCGAACTGCTGTG GAGTTAAAATATTTTCTTTTGATCCAACCGGGATCAACCGAAACCTGTTGTTCATGACTGGACTAGGAATGGGATGCTTTGCCATTCTGATGTTTGTCGAGTATCGTGTGTTCAATAAATTATATGACATCATAACTACAAAGAAACCACCTCCGCTATTGAATCCAACAGACGTAGACTCGGATGTTATGACTGAAAAAGAACGTGTTCGACAAATGACCATGAATGAGATAAGTGCAACAAACCTTGTGCTTCGGGACGTTACCAAATATTACAAATCATTCCTCGCAGTGAATCAAATATCTGTGTCAGTTGAACATTCTCAATGTTTTGGATTGTTGGGTGTTAATGGAGCCGGTAAGACTTCAACTTTCAAGATGATGACCGGCGATGAGAACATTTCCGCTGGAGATGCTTGGGTTAGCGGAATCAACTTGAAAACCGACATGACCACAGTACACCAGCAGATTGGATACTGCCCACAGTTCGATGCCCTAATAGATGACCTAACTGGGAGGGAAACAATGAAAATATTCGCCCTGCTTCGAGGAGTGCCAAAAAATGAGATATCCGCAGTTTCTATGAAGCTTGCGGAGGATTTAAACTTCAAAAAACATATCGATAAACGCACCAAACAATACAGCGGTGGAAACAAAAGGAAACTTAGCACTGCGCTGGCTTTGTTGGGAAATCCAACTGTAGTTTACCTAGATGAGCCTACGACCGGAATGGATCCCGGTGCCAAGCGCCAGTTGTGGGACgtgatttgcagagaaagaaatGCAGGGAAATCCATTGTGCTGACTTCTCATAGTATGGAAGAATGTGAAGCGTTGTGCACCAAATTAGCCATCATGGTCAACGGGGAGTTCAAATGTATAGGATCAACGCAACACTTGAAGAACAAGTTCTCAAACGGTTATTTCCTGACAATAAAACTAAAGAAGAAGGCCACTGAAGAAGGGCCTGAAAAAGTATCAGAAATTAAAGCGTAtataaacgatcattttccagaTGCAGAGCTCAA GGAAGAATACCTCGAATCAATCACCTATCAGATTCCAAAATCTGATGTTCGCTGGTCAACGATGTTTGGACTAATGGAGCAAGCCAAAACAGTGCTGGATATTGAAGACTATGTACTGGGACAAACCACGCTCGAACAGGTGTTTTTGGCATTCACAAAATATCAACGAGTAGTTGCGGACTGA